TTAAAGTCACCTGTTATAATATGCCCACGTCCTATGATGATATCACCTTGACCTACCATCCTTTCTAACCTTCTAGGACTAATTAATTCAAACGAAAATAAGTCTGATGCTCCATTTATCTCCTTTGGGCTAATATCTACATGATAAGTGATATAAAAATCGTCTATATCATCGCCCCAATCCTCAAATATCTTTGTTAGAGCCTTTATTACAAGCATTTAAATGCCCTCCTAATCTAAAATATCGATATGGACATTTCTAATTTGCTTTGGTGCCCAAGTCTTATTATAGTCGTAATAGTTACGTTCTGTCCTAATCATGATACTTTCTTGTTCGATTACGACTTAGAGAAATTCTTGAAGAAGGAGGTATTAGTCAACGGGAATTGGCTCGTAGAATGAACATCCGTCCAAGTACGGTTAGCCATCTTTGCTCCGATAAAGTTAATGAAGAAGTCCCAATATACGTCTGTAAAGTCAATGACAATACGGTCAATGGATACAGTGACCCCTTTCATGTGTCCACCCTCTCTCGAATTTTTTCATGAATTTCGGGCTTAATTAGAGGGCAAGGCGGCTAGCCTTTAACACATGACCTTCCCATTATTAGTAAACTCTCAGTAGGTTTCTGACAATCTTTATGGTCGGTATACCTCACTCAAAAGTTGCATCATGTTCCTTTCACCCGATCTATCGCTCTATGTGTGTACAAAGTTGCAAACATATTTGAAAAAAACGCAATAAAACGAAGATAACAAAAAAACAGGTCAATTATGGTAGTATCTGACCATAATTGGCCTGCTTCATGTAACGCTAATGCGTTAAATTAGGTATACTTTTTACAAACATTATGTGCGTACATTTCAAATCATGAAATTTTCCTACAGGTAGAACAAAGGTTATGTTGGTAATGATGAGGTAAAGTGGTTCATTCGGCACTGGGTAGCCCCATTGAGTCTGTAAAGAGATTACACAAAAATCTTTATAGACCTTATACAATGACGTTAAAAGGTGCATGACCTGTTTCAGCATTCCTTAATAATGTTGGTTTTCTAAAACGTAAACTAGTTTCCAATTTGAATATAGCGGTATCTCCTTCCATCTCCATAAAAGATATATTAATCCATATGGGAGCTTTCGGAAAAAGCCCTCCTAAAACCCCAACAACATCTTCTAATAGTAGTTTTTTACCACCAATATTCTCTTTAGATAACACAAGACGTTTCATCATTTCATCGCCACCATCTAACATTTTCCCATGTTCCTCCATAGGCTCTATAACAAATTTAACTATATCGCTTGAAATTTTCCTAGCTTCTTTTATCTTATCAACTGCTTTAGATAAATTTGTTGAAAAAATTTCTTCATTCATTTGAGTAACTTTAATCAAAATATCTCCTCCTTTATTTCAATTTAGTTGATTGTATTTTCTTTAATTTTCCTAAATCAACATAACCGTTGCTCGTTAGTTCTAATTGATATGTTTCTAACCAAGCGTTTTCTGTCTTTATTCCAGCACTATTAAATATTTGCTCATAGTTTTTAGCTTGCTCAGCTGTTGGAGTATAGTGTCCTGATTCATTTGTTATTTTTCTAACATTTCCATTAGCATCGACTTTTAGTTTTCCAGCAGCTTGAACATTAGCTCCATTAGCTAAATGAGAATGTCCTCGTCCAACCTTTAAGTTACCATTTACATCAATGATGAAGTCAACTTCTTTAATTCCATCTCGAATCCTAACTTGACCATTCTCCAAAACATATTCAAAAGTCTTTCCTTGCTGAATCTCATTTGGATATCTGTTTTGAATTATTTGAACTGGTTGTTTAGATACCGAGCCAACACCATCACCCGTCCCCTCAGGAAGCTTACTTGTATTCGGTAATTTAGGACTTTTATTAACAGAGCCTGTCCTACTAGACATGCCACCTGGTACAATACCCAGACTTGGACGATTCCCCTGTCGTAATGTTGCAACAGATACAACCGAAGTAATTAGTTCAAACCCCGCTTACATAATCGCTTTTTCCATTGCGATCTTTTCACGGAACTCATTCAATGCCCTGTCTGATTCTATTTTATCGCTACTTGTAAGCTGATTGTACCACTGTTCAAATGTTTGCTTTTGTTTTCCCTTATAAAGATTTTCATATAAAGGACTTAAGGCATTTTTAGCCCAATCTTTTTTACTCCTGTCTGTTTTATTATTAGCTGCAACTTCTAGCATAAAATCTACTTCGTTTTTTCCTTTAAGCTCCGTGTTTATCAGTTTAGGTGTAGGATCTTTTTTCATCAGAACCATTTCCATATAGGCTCTTTGTGCATTTGTCTCTGAGTTACTTTCGACTTTACTTGTTTGTGTTAATCGAGCAAACCAGGTTTCAAAATCTTTATTTGAACCATATTCATATAACCTTTCATAGTAACTGCGTAACCGTTCTTTTTCCTCTGCTAATCCCTTGTCTCCTTCTCGCATTTCTTGCCTTCTTAATTCTTTAGCTTGCTGATAAAATTATGTAATCTGTTCTTTAGAGTATAAAATTCAAACTTTGTTGTGCGTACATCAAAAATGAAGAAATCTTTACACAGTTACTACATGGGTTAGATTGTTACTGGTTGTATGATTGATTCACTCGTCCCCCCTCTCCAAAAAGAAACCTTGAAAGGCATAGAGCCAATCAAGGTTTTATACAGTAATTAACCATTTTGGTGTTCTTTTTTCGCCAAATCAATCGCCACGGCTAATTTAATTTGGAATATTTTGCTCAACCGTTTTTGGAAATCCTTTAGATTAAAAGTTTCAATTATAGGAACTTCCGAAAGATTAACTCTGCTAATTTCAACTTTAGCAATTTTATCAAGGTCAACTAGAATAGTGAATATATCTTCGCCTTGTTCGGGTGTCCAATTCAAAATGTATGCAGTTTTTACTTCTCCAAAAGTAGTTCTTAACACATCCAATATTGCTTTTGCTTTACCATCTTGAGCCGAAATTATATTTGAACCTTCTAATTCCTTTCTGAAATCCTGTTCTTGTTTGCTTCCTATCAATTTCATTTAATCACCCCCGGAGTAGCAGTAACTAGATTCCCATGCTTATCTGTTAATACTGTCATAATATTTGTAGGAGAATTACTAAACTTGTCAATACCTATGTTTGAGTTTAATGTAACTTCCCTTACATATCTAGCCTGTTTTTCAACTGTCCCATCTACTAACTTTATGTCTGAGTACAAAACTCTTGACACTGGAGTGTTCACAACTTCTTTACCTTGAAGAATACCCTTTAGTTTGTCAGGCGTAATTGAGAATTGGGAAGCATTCTTTGAAGGATTAAAATGCCTATCTAAAACATGATTAAAACCTGCCCCCTCTTCTGCACTTCCATTTCTTAAGTTTACTCTTGACTGAACAATAGGAGGCATCCCTTTAATTTTTCCCGTCCCCTTAGTCCCAATATTAACTTCTTGTTCGAGTATATTTTTCGATTGCTGTTTCAATGGGACACTATCGGAAATTATTTCCTCGGTTATTTGTTTCTTGCTCGCCTGTGAGAAAAACTGTTTAAATTCTTCTGCACTTGGGCCACGTCCTCCTCCTCGTCCATCAAATACAAAAGGACCTTCCGTCATGTTAGATAATGACATCCACTTTTGCTCTTCTTGAGATATACCTTCTTTATTCGATAAAATCAAAAAGTCGCCAGGATAACTTTTTTTCCAATCCTCATAATATTTAATATCAGGATCGCCATTTGCTGTGCGCACCACTCGATCTGCTGCCCAATAACTTCCTTCCGGTATATCAGGTCTGTAGTCTTCATTAACTGTTATATAAACATACGTTCCACGAATCCCCCACTTCTTTTTATCTTCCTCAGTAGGCTCTATCCTTTCCTGCACACTCATCTTTCCCCAAGGCTGCCTTGGAGGCTGTTCTATATTCTTGGGCTTCCAGCCCGCTCTTACTTCAAGCGGAATTTTGTGATACTCCGTGTTCAGCTTGTCCATATTATGGGCTAGACTTTTCACTAGCTCCCCTAATGATCTGGAGCTGGCGACGTTGCGGGCTGCCGTCCATACTTTGCCTCTGTAAGCAGCGGCGTAGCGTTGTCCGACGCCGTTCTTTTTATAAGCAGCTACCCGGCGGTTAAAGGCTGCGGCTTCCCGCGCCAGATTCCTTCCGCCCAGCACAGCCCAGCCTCCTGATGGCACGCCAGCCAGCATGGATAACCCTGCTGCCGCGTACTTCAAGGCACGGGCTGGCCCTCCCTTGGCAACGTCGCGGCGAATGGAGGTGAGCTTGCTGCTCACTATCCGGGCAGGCGTTCCCAATACGGGAACCGTACCGATGATACTCAGCGCCTTCTGAGCTACGTTCAGTATCCCGCCCAGCAAATTTGCCTTGGGCGATGCAGGTGTGGCGGAGGAAGCACCTGCCTTCCCCGCCTGGCCACCACCTGAGCTTCCCCCGTTAGTTGAGCCCGCTCCAGATCCGCCAGTACTCTTCGGCGCATGGGCGGCCTGATACGCCTTGATCGACATTAGCGGCGGTTCTGGCACGGGTTCCAGATCAGCGACGAAAACCGGACGCTTGATTATCCCATCCAGCTTCACTTGCGACGAACGAATATCCGTCTCTCCGTCTATCACCATACTGCTGCTGCCTGCTTGCAAATAAATGGCCTCGCCTGCCGCAATATTCAGTGTGTCCTCCGCGTGGATCGTTAGCCCCCGTTTGGCTGCAATTGACAGCGCATGGTCACTGTGTACCTGTATTCCCTTCGTATCAAGTGAAATATATACGCTATTCATTTTAGCCGATACCAGCAACTCTTGCGCGCTTAGCTTAACCAGCTTGTCATGAGGAGTGCCCCAGTATTTAATGTCCGGATTGCTCAGCTCGGGTACAGGCTTGCCACTGCGCCTCACAGACCTGGCTGCAAAACCATCCGACTCCTGCAGGGTCGGGAACTGTACCTGCACCATGTCTCCTTTTTCGGGCATCACATACCAGCCGCTATGGCCCTCTGCACTATAGCCTGTTGCATAGGGGAACCAGCATGCCTTTTCCCGTTCCTGTACAGCATCTATGGTGAGATGTACACGTACCTGATCCCGCTCAACTTCCAGTACCCGGCCCTCTAGAGAGGCCCCTCTCACTGAATGGTTCCAGATCGGCTTTTGCCGAATTTCATCTTCAGAAACCAGTGTATAGGTATGTAAAAACAACCCCCGGTCCATCCGGGACACGATATCCGCAACGAGCAGTTCCTTGTCTTGAAAAGAGAGTACATCTCCGGGGCGGAAATATCGTGCACTTTCCACAGTATAGGACGTACCATAGGAGGTGTTGGCTTCGTTATGGCGCATACCTGTTTGAATCCCCGGCTGTCTATGCCACAGGTCTGCTCCCCCAGGCAATGCTCTACCCATGAAGCCATCTACGCTGACAGCAGATAGCCACTCACTGCTGCTTGAATCACTCCAAAAATATTTTATTCCGTCGTCCACATGCCCCGATCCTGGAAGAGGGCCGCCGAGGATTGCTTCGGCTTCGTACACCGACGATGCTCCATATGACAAACCGTCCCCGTCAGAAAAAGCTCCATCTGCGCCGACAAAACTTTTTCTTGAGTGATACGGGGCCTCATCCAGTGTTGCGGGTCGTCCCTCGGGAATACCGAACCAGAACTTGGGGCCATCTGCGGCAGCCTCAGGCACAAGCACAGCTCCAAATCTGGAAGCCATCCTTTTCAAAAATGCCCAGTCTGTTTCTCTGTACTGCAATGTCAAAGCGCCCAGTCGGGTATCCCCGCTGACTGTATCGATCACATCTGCTCCTGTATAACCAGCAAGCACCTGCTTCAGCAGTTGCCCATACGTCATGGTATGATCTTGAAAAGACCGGGTCACAGGCCTCACATCGAGTTGAATCGTATGCGATATGGCCTCTATCTGTACGTAATGAATACCGTGTACCTGCTTTAGCGTGATACGCGTCATTTGTCCATGGAACAACGTACGCAGCCGCTGGCCATCCTTGTCCTTTTCGATGACTTCCACCGGTTCGGCTTCACTCTCCAACTCCATAAACCGTTCCTGCTTTTCCTCCGGCACGATGCCACTCACTACCAAACGCACATGGTCGCCCAATCTGCGCTCGATGCGAATGTCCGTCATGGTTTGCAGCGGAACTTTACTCAGTAATTCCACATGACGGTAACCGGATGTTTCCTGCACCTTGTCCATTTGATGAGAAACCCCCACTA
This DNA window, taken from Paenibacillus kribbensis, encodes the following:
- a CDS encoding helix-turn-helix domain-containing protein, with the protein product MSQRELARRMNIRPSTVSHLCSDKVNEEVPIYVCKVNDNTVNGYSDPFHVSTLSRIFS
- a CDS encoding Imm8 family immunity protein; protein product: MLVIKALTKIFEDWGDDIDDFYITYHVDISPKEINGASDLFSFELISPRRLERMVGQGDIIIGRGHIITGDFNEKKLEETLRHIINKCSDGDINKANHNLSKYFRWEMDE
- a CDS encoding phage baseplate assembly protein V, translating into MDKVQETSGYRHVELLSKVPLQTMTDIRIERRLGDHVRLVVSGIVPEEKQERFMELESEAEPVEVIEKDKDGQRLRTLFHGQMTRITLKQVHGIHYVQIEAISHTIQLDVRPVTRSFQDHTMTYGQLLKQVLAGYTGADVIDTVSGDTRLGALTLQYRETDWAFLKRMASRFGAVLVPEAAADGPKFWFGIPEGRPATLDEAPYHSRKSFVGADGAFSDGDGLSYGASSVYEAEAILGGPLPGSGHVDDGIKYFWSDSSSSEWLSAVSVDGFMGRALPGGADLWHRQPGIQTGMRHNEANTSYGTSYTVESARYFRPGDVLSFQDKELLVADIVSRMDRGLFLHTYTLVSEDEIRQKPIWNHSVRGASLEGRVLEVERDQVRVHLTIDAVQEREKACWFPYATGYSAEGHSGWYVMPEKGDMVQVQFPTLQESDGFAARSVRRSGKPVPELSNPDIKYWGTPHDKLVKLSAQELLVSAKMNSVYISLDTKGIQVHSDHALSIAAKRGLTIHAEDTLNIAAGEAIYLQAGSSSMVIDGETDIRSSQVKLDGIIKRPVFVADLEPVPEPPLMSIKAYQAAHAPKSTGGSGAGSTNGGSSGGGQAGKAGASSATPASPKANLLGGILNVAQKALSIIGTVPVLGTPARIVSSKLTSIRRDVAKGGPARALKYAAAGLSMLAGVPSGGWAVLGGRNLAREAAAFNRRVAAYKKNGVGQRYAAAYRGKVWTAARNVASSRSLGELVKSLAHNMDKLNTEYHKIPLEVRAGWKPKNIEQPPRQPWGKMSVQERIEPTEEDKKKWGIRGTYVYITVNEDYRPDIPEGSYWAADRVVRTANGDPDIKYYEDWKKSYPGDFLILSNKEGISQEEQKWMSLSNMTEGPFVFDGRGGGRGPSAEEFKQFFSQASKKQITEEIISDSVPLKQQSKNILEQEVNIGTKGTGKIKGMPPIVQSRVNLRNGSAEEGAGFNHVLDRHFNPSKNASQFSITPDKLKGILQGKEVVNTPVSRVLYSDIKLVDGTVEKQARYVREVTLNSNIGIDKFSNSPTNIMTVLTDKHGNLVTATPGVIK